The following proteins are encoded in a genomic region of Pyrus communis chromosome 11, drPyrComm1.1, whole genome shotgun sequence:
- the LOC137709401 gene encoding UDP-glycosyltransferase 90A1-like, translated as MGSNSEQEHDDGHVVLFPFMSKGHTIPLLHLAHLFLARRLCVTVFTTPANRSFIDQYLADTSATVISLPFPQNIPEIPAGIESTDKLPSIDLFYPFALATIHMQFDFERALTTLPRVTFMVSDGFFWWTLDSAAKFGFPRFVFYGFGNYALSVSSFVSQNRLLHGAESDDELITVTRFPWIKITKKYFDDAFRGADHNRQASQASEFHVMSVVAAARSHGMIVNSFYELEPVFTDYWNTECGPKAWCVGPLFHLAQDEPHDVLGDKPTWVDWLDKKLEEGSKVLYVAFGSQAELSAEQIQEIALGLENSMVNFLWVMRSKQYSSDTATLDIKGFEERVKRRGMVVKEWVDQKWILMHESVQGFVSHCGWNSVMESICAGVPILAWPIMADQPINAKFVVEEVNVGLRVETCDGSPKGFVKSEGLEKMVKELMEGEKGEKARREAKKLAEVARKAVSEGGSSWSTLQLLIDETTCNKNTRFQTISREG; from the coding sequence ATGGGTTCCAATTCGGAGCAGGAACACGATGACGGCCACGTAGTTTTATTTCCCTTCATGTCTAAAGGCCACACCATCCCACTCCTCCACCTTGCCCACCTCTTCCTCGCCCGCCGCCTCTGCGTCACCGTCTTCACCACCCCCGCCAACCGCTCGTTCATAGACCAATATCTCGCCGACACCTCAGCCACCGTGATCTCCCTCCCTTTCCCTCAAAACATCCCCGAAATTCCCGCTGGCATCGAAAGCACCGACAAGCTGCCTTCCATCGACCTCTTTTACCCTTTCGCCCTCGCCACAATCCACATGCAGTTCGACTTCGAGCGTGCCCTCACTACCCTTCCACGTGTCACCTTCATGGTCTCCGACGGGTTCTTCTGGTGGACACTCGACTCCGCCGCCAAGTTTGGGTTCCCCAGATTCGTCTTCTACGGCTTCGGAAACTACGCCTTGTCGGTGTCCAGCTTCGTCAGCCAGAACAGGCTCCTGCATGGAGCCGAGTCTGACGACGAGTTGATCACCGTGACTCGGTTTCCTTGgatcaaaattacaaaaaagtaCTTCGATGATGCCTTTAGAGGCGCCGATCATAACCGACAAGCGTCTCAAGCCTCCGAGTTCCACGTCATGTCTGTCGTGGCTGCGGCTCGCAGCCACGGCATGATAGTCAACAGTTTCTACGAACTTGAGCCTGTGTTCACTGACTATTGGAACACTGAGTGTGGGCCCAAGGCCTGGTGTGTGGGCCCTCTTTTCCACCTTGCGCAAGATGAACCGCACGATGTTCTAGGTGATAAGCCCACGTGGGTTGATTGGCTGGACAAAAAGCTGGAGGAAGGAAGTAAGGTCTTGTACGTTGCTTTTGGGTCACAAGCTGAGCTGTCAGCTGAACAGATCCAAGAGATAGCACTAGGGCTGGAAAACTCAATGGTCAACTTTTTGTGGGTCATGAGAAGTAAACAGTACTCATCAGACACTGCCACCTTGGACATTAAAGGGTTTGAGGAGAGAGTGAAGAGGAGGGGAATGGTGGTCAAAGAGTGGGTTGACCAGAAATGGATTTTAATGCATGAGAGTGTGCAAGGTTTTGTAAGCCACTGCGGATGGAACTCGGTGATGGAGAGCATATGCGCCGGAGTGCCGATTCTGGCGTGGCCGATAATGGCGGATCAGCCGATCAATGCAAAGTTCGTGGTGGAGGAGGTCAATGTGGGGCTGAGGGTGGAGACATGCGATGGTTCGCCGAAGGGGTTTGTGAAGTCGGAGGGGTTGGAGAAGATGGTCAAAGAGTTGATGGAGGGAGAGAAGGGGGAGAAGGCGAGGAGGGAGGCGAAGAAGCTTGCTGAGGTGGCGAGGAAAGCTGTGAGTGAAGGCGGGTCGTCGTGGTCAACGCTGCAGTTGCTTATAGATGAGACAACATGCAACAAGAACACTAGGTTCCAGACGATTAGTCGGGAGGGTTAG